From the genome of Pseudomonas bubulae:
CTTCTGCGCTTCGGTACCGAACTCATTGATCGGCACCATTACCAGGGAGGACTGCACGCTCATCATTGAACGGTAGCCCGAGTCGACACGCTCCACTTCGCGGGCAATCAGGCCGTAGCTGACGTAGTTAAGGCCACTGCCGCCGTACTGCTCAGGGATCATCGCGCCCAGCAAACCGGTCTCACCCATCTCACGGAAAATTGCAGGGTCGGTCTTCTCATTGCGGAAAGCCTCAAGTACACGCGGCGCCAGTTTGTCCCGAGCAAACTGCTCGGCACTGTCGCGCACCATGCGCTCTTCTTCAGTGAGCTGCTGATCCAGCAACAGTGGATCAATCCAGTTGAAGCTTGCTTTACCCGCCATGAGAGAACCCTCGCGTAATAGATCAAATATCGTGCACTGATCCTAGGCTCCCTCTATATAGAAGGACAAACGAGGATTCGACACGATGCTGTGATAATTTCTCACTCCGTGAACCACATGAAAGCCATTTCTGACTGTATTTAGTGAGGAAGCCGTACATGCGCCGCAAGATCCCCAGCACAACCGCCCTGATCAGCTTCGAAGCGGCTGCGCGCCATGAAAGCTTTACCAAGGCCGCACAAGAGCTTTCCATCACTCAAGGGGCTATTTGCCGACAGATCGCCAGCCTGGAAGAGTTTCTGAGTGTAGAACTGTTCCGACGCTCCAAGCGTGGCGTAAAACTGACAGAAGCCGGCATCTCCTACAGTAGGCGCATTGCAATCCAACTGGATGCTGTAGAACGGGACACGCTGTCCGTCATGGGCCAACAAGGCGCCAACGTGATCGAACTGGCCGTGGTGCCCACCTTCGGCACGCAATGGCTGCTGCCCCGGCTCAAGGACTTCCAGCAACAGCACCCGGATGTCACGGTCAACCTGACCAACCGCACACGCCCTTTTCTGTTCGCAGATACCGACTTCGATGCTGCCATCTACTTCGGTGATGCTGACTGGTCCGGCACTTCGTCCTACCGCCTGATGGGAGAAAACCCGGTACCCGTGTGTAGTCCTAACCTGCTGGGCCCGCATAAGAGCCTCTCCCCGCACACCCTCGCCGAACTCCCCCTACTGCAGCAAACCACCCGCCCCTACGCCTGGCGCCAATGGTTCAACGCCCAGGACATAAATGTGCCACGCGACATGAGCGGCCCACGTTATGAGCTTTTTTCAATGCTGGCTCAGGCCGCCATGCATGAAATGGGGGTCGCCCTGATCCCGCCCTTTTTGATTCAGCGCGAATTGGCCGAAAAACGCCTGGTGATTGCCAATGACAGCAGCCTGCCCAGCACCAGGGCTTACTACCTGATGATCCCCGAACGCAAAATTGAGTCGGCTTCATTGCAGGCCTTTCGAGACTGGCTGATCAAGCAGGCCGAGGGCTACAGCCTGATTTAAAGGATCGCATCGTCCGCACGAACTATGTAGCGCAGCATAAAAAGTCACTACATATATAAGTAAATGTCGCGTTTTGACACTCGGGACTTTGGTCTAACTGGACAAACCTGCAGGCCAGTAACCACGCGGCCTACAGGGTATTTCTCAAAGTTATGCAGCGATAACCAAAAGAAATCTGAAAAAAACTCAAAAAAACGTCAAATCTTCTGTAAGCCACGTATTTAAAGGCATGCAGCCGACCATTGCGACATTCGGTCACTGCATGACTTGTAGTTTGTATCTCGTCATCCTCCATAAGTCCTTGAAGGGCAAAAAAATTGCCAGCAGAATGCCCCGCCCCACCCATACTTTTGGTGGGATCGTGCTGATCGGCCGCCCCAGTCGCACCATCCGTAGTGCGCTGGCTTTCTTATAAAAGATCACGCAGGAGATATGACGTGCACATTGGTGTTCCTCTCGAAACCCATACGGGTGAAACGCGGGTTGCTGCAACCCCGGAAACCATCAAGAAGCTGATCGGCCAAGGCCATAAAGTGACTGTTCAAAGCGGCGCCGGCGTTAATGCCAGCGTTATCGACAGTGCTTATGAAGCCGCCGGCGCAACTATTGGCAACGCTACAGATGCTTTCGGCGCAGAGCTGATTCTCAAGGTTGTCGCCCCCAGCGACAGCGAACTGGCCCTGATCAAAACCGGCACCGTGCTGATTGGCATGCTTAACCCGTTCAGCAATGAAACCATTGCCAAACTGGCCGAGCGCGGGATCACCGCCTTCTCTCTCGAAGCTGCTCCACGAACCTCTCGTGCGCAAAGTCTTGATGTGCTGTCATCCCAAGCCAATATCGCCGGCTATAAAGCCGTCCTGATCGCCGCTCACCACTATCCGCGCTTTATGCCGATGCTGATGACCGCCGCCGGTACCGTCAAAGCCGCTCGCGTGCTTATTTTGGGTGCCGGTGTTGCAGGTTTGCAGGCCATTGCCACCGCCAAGCGCCTGGGTGCCGTAATCGAAGCCAGCGATGTGCGACCTGCGGTTAAAGAGCAGATCGAATCGCTTGGAGCCAAGTTTGTCGACGTGCCTTATGAGACCGACGAAGAACGCGAGTGCGCCGTTGGCGTAGGCGGCTACGCCCGCCCGATGCCTGCCAGCTGGATGCAGCGCCAGGCACTGGCCGTGCATGAGCGCGCCAAGCAGGCTGACATCGTGATCACCACAGCCCTGATCCCGGGCCGTAAAGCCCCGGTGCTGCTAAGCGCAGAAACCGTAGCCCAGATGAAGCCGGGCTCAGTGGTCATCGATCTGGCTGCAGCCCAGGGCGGTAACTGCCCGCTGACCGTCGCCGATCAGGTCGTGGTTGAACACGGCGTAACCATCGTCGGCCACACCAACCTGCCCGCCATGGTTGCTGCGGACGCCTCGGCACTCTACGCCCGCAACCTGCTGGACTTCCTCAAGCTGGTCTTCACCTCCGAAGGGCAGTTCCAGATCAACCTTGAAGACGACATCGTCGCCGCGTGCCTGATGTGCCGCGACGGTCAAGTCGTGCGCAAAAACGGCTGAGGACAATAATAATGGAAGAGCTCATCTCCCCCGGTATCTACAACCTGATCATCTTCGTGCTGGCCATCTATGTGGGCTATCACGTGGTCTGGAACGTTACACCTGCGCTGCACACCCCGCTGATGGCCGTTACCAACGCCATCTCGGCGATCGTGATTGTAGGCGCCATGCTCGCCGCCGCGCTGACCGTTACCCCCCTGGGTAAAACTATGGGCACCCTGGCAGTCGCGCTGGCTGCCGTAAACGTATTCGGTGGATTTTTGGTCACCCGGCGCATGCTGGAAATGTTCAAGAAGAAAGCACCTAAAGCCAAAGAAGAGGTGCGCAAGCCATGAGCATGAACCTGGTTACTGTTCTGTATCTGGTTGCGTCGATCTGCTTCATTCAGGCCCTCAAAGGCCTGTCGCACCCCACCACCTCTCGTCGCGGGAACCTGTTCGGCATGCTCGGCATGGGTCTGGCGATCATCACCACGGTTGGCCTGATCTACAAGCTGGGCGCCGAGATTGCCACCGCTGGTATCGGCTACGTCATTGTTGGCCTGTTGATCGGCGGTACAGCAGGCTCGATCATGGCCAAGCGTGTCGAGATGACCAAAATGCCTGAGCTGGTTGCCTTCATGCACAGCATGATCGGCCTCGCGGCGGTATTTATTGCCATTGCAGCCGTGGTCGAACCGCAATCGCTGGGCATCGTCAAACACCTGGGCGACGCCATCCCGGCGGGCAACCGTCTGGAGCTGTTCCTGGGCGCGGCCATTGGTGCAATCACCTTCTCCGGTTCGGTGATCGCTTTCGGCAAACTCTCGGGCAAGTACAAGTTCCGCCTGTTCCAGGGTGCACCGGTACAATTCGGCGGCCAGCACAAGCTCAATCTGGTACTGGGCCTGGCCACGCTGGGCCTGGGCATCACGTTTATGCTGACCGGCAACCTCAATGCTTTCGCGCTGATGCTGGCTCTGGCGTTCGTGCTGGGTGTGCTGATCATTATCCCGATTGGCGGCGCCGACATGCCGGTGGTGGTGTCGATGCTTAATAGCTACTCGGGGTGGGCGGCTGCCGGTATCGGTTTCTCGCTGAACAACTCGATGCTGATCATTGCCGGTTCGCTGGTAGGTTCTTCGGGCGCGATCCTGTCGTACATCATGTGCAAGGCGATGAACCGTTCGTTCTTCAACGTGATCCTCGGCGGCTTTGGCGGTGCAACCGACGTCGGTGGCCCGGCCGGTGCGCAAGAGGCCCGCCCGGTGAAATCCGGCTCGGCGGACGACGCCACCTTCCTGTTGACCAACGCCGACACCGTGATCATCGTCCCGGGTTACGGCCTGGCCGTGGCACGGGCACAACACGCACTTAAAGAGCTGACGGAAAAGCTGACTCACCGCGGCGTGACCGTGAAGTACGCGATTCACCCGGTTGCGGGCCGCATGCCAGGCCATATGAACGTACTGCTGGCCGAGGCCGAAGTGCCTTACGACCAGGTGTTCGAGATGGAAGATATCAACTCCGAGTTCGGCCAGGCCGACGTGGTGCTCGTACTGGGCGCCAACGACGTGGTCAACCCGGCGGCCAAGAACGATCCAAAATCGCCGATTGCCGGCATGCCGATCCTCGAAGCCTATAAAGCCAAGACTGTCATCGTGAACAAGCGCTCAATGGCCAGCGGCTATGCCGGTCTGGATAACGAGTTGTTTTACCTGGATAAAACCATGATGGTCTTCGGTGACGCCAAGAAAGTTATTGAAGATATGGTTAAAGCTGTCGAGTAACATCGCGCACCAACGCAACATCGAGAACCCCGGCGCTCTATTGGCCGGGGTTTTTCTTTTTCCAAGGAACCCGACCAAAGGCTCTAAATCGGCCGCTGGCATTCGACCATGGTAGCGGGACGCAAGGCTCTGAAAATGAATAGACTGCGCCTCTTGCTTCCGTTGCCCGAGATAACAATCCATGTACCGTGAACGTATTCGCCTGAACTCCCTGCACGATAAGGTCATGAGCGCCGAAGAAGCCGCCGCCCTTATCCATGACGGCATGACTGTCGGCATGAGCGGTTTTACCCGTGCCGGCGAAGCCAAAGCCGTCCCCCAGGCCCTGGCCGAGCGGGCCAAGAAGTCGCCGCTGAAAATCACCCTGATGACCGGCGCCAGCCTGGGCAACGACCTCGACAAGCAACTGACGGAAGCCGGCGTATTGGCCCGTCGCATGCCGTTCCAGGTAGACAGCACTCTGCGCAAGGCGATCAACGCCGGTGAAGTGATGTTTATCGACCAGCATTTGTCCGAAACCGTTGAGCAGTTGCGCAACAATCAGCTCAAGCTGCCGGACATTGCAGTTATTGAAGCAGTGGCCATTACCGAACAAGGTCATATTGTTCCGACGACATCCGTGGGCAACTCCGCCAGCTTCGCGATTTTCGCCAAGCAAGTGATCGTCGAGATCAACCTGGCGCATAACCCGAACCTGGAAGGTCTGCACGACATCTATATTCCGACCTACCGTCCGACGCGTACACCGATCCCGCTGGTGAAGGTCGACGATCGTATCGGCAGCACCGCAATCCCGATCCCGGCGGAAAAAATCGTCGCCATCGTGATCACCAACAAGCCGGACTCGCCATCCACCGTGTCCGAGCCGGACAGCGAAACCGACGGTATCGCCTTTCATCTGATCAACTTCCTTAAAGCCGAAGTTGAAGCCGGGCGCATGACCAACAAGCTCGGCCCGCTGCAAGCCGGTATCGGCAACATCGCCAACGCGGTGATGTGCGGCCTGATCGACTCGCCGTTCGAAGACCTGACCATGTACTCCGAAGTACTGCAGGATTCGACCTTCGACCTGATCGACGCGGGCAAGATGAGCTTCGCTTCGGGCAGCTCCATCACCCTGTCGGAGCGTCGCAACTCGGACGTATTTGGCAATCTGGAGCGCTACAAGGACAAACTGGTCCTGCGCCCGCAGGAGATTTCCAACCACCCTGAAGTGGTTCGTCGCCTGGGTATCATCGGCATCAACACCGCCCTGGAGTTCGACATCTACGGCAACGTCAACTCCACTCACGTGTGCGGCACGCGGATGATGAACGGCATTGGCGGTTCGGGTGACTTTGCCCGCAACGCGCACTTGGCGATCTTCGTGACCAAATCCATTGCCAAGGCGGGTGCGATCTCCAGCGTGGTGCCAATGGTCAGCCACGTTGACCACACCGAACATGACGTCGACATCCTGGTTACCGAACAGGGTCTGGCCGACCTGCGTGGCCTGGCCCCGCGTGAGCGCGCACGGGTCATTATCGACAACTGTGTGCACCCGGACTTCCGTGAAGCTCTCAATGACTACTTCGCCAAGGCCTGTGCGATTGGCGGCCACACCCCGCACATCCTGCGCGAAGCCCTGAGCTGGCATATCAACCTGGAAGAAACCGGGAAAATGCTGCCGTAACCCGCGAGCTAGACAGCCGCTGACGTAAATACTGTTACGTCAGCGGCTTTTTTATGCCTTATATTTCAAAAACTGTACTGCTGTACTGGTCATTTCCCACCCGTAACACTCACTTTGACTCACCTTCGGGCCAATTTCGCACCACTTAGGTGCGGACAGGTACAGTTGAGTCTATTTGTGCCCGTACAGCGTGCATAAACAGTTAACTGGCCCATCGCAATACAGCCGAACTGTATCTAGAGACCCTGGACAAAGAGGAGGATCATTGGCATCAGTTAAACCACTAGCCAATGCCGCCACAAGCGGAAGGATGTCACCATGGAACGTACACTCAGTTCCGAACTGTTCAGCGAAAGCAGCACTGTAAACTCCCAGGCTTCCATGCCTTTGCGCGTACTTGCCAACCTGATGTTGTGGCAGCGCCGCATCTCCAGCCGCCATCAACTGGCTCGCCTGGACTCGCGTCTTCTGGCTGATGCCGGGATTAGCGAAGCACAGCGTTACGAAGAGCTGAGCAAGCCGTTCTGGCGCTGATTAGCGCTCGCTGGCCCTGACCACCGGTCCACCGCCAGCAACCTGAATTGAAAAAACAAAGCCCGTCGCGGATTACCGCTGACGGGTTTTGTCGTTTTAGGGCCGAGTTTTGCCCACTTGCAAAGTGACAAGTACAGTTTTAAATTAATTGAAATACCACAGGTACAGTTTGCCTGATACCTGATTCAGAGCACCCTGATACGCGCTTCGGACAAAACAACCTTTGCCTGAAGCAACCCTGAGCCTACTATTCGGCCCATAACCGTCTATTTTCATTAGTTCATGTTCAGGAGTATTACCATGCCCACTCTTCGCCTACTTAGTGCCGCAGTTCTGCTGGCTGTTGCTGCAAGCGCCAACGCCACGAGCTTCATCGCCACCACCGATGGCATCGTGGGTACGCTCAAAGCCACCACCGACCTGACATCGGATGCTACCGGCTCGTTTCGTGACAACAAGATCGTGCGCGCAGCCCGTGACGACGCTGCCAGCTTTGTGGCCAGCGAAGGCGCCATCCGTGGCGTGAAACTGGAAAGCGCCTTCGATGCCATCCGCCAGCAAGCACCACAGCTGCAGGCCACCGATGCACAGCTGGCCCAGGCGATCCTGACGATCTGATCGGGGTCAGCACTCTGTGAGAGCGGGCTTGCTCGCGATTCAGGCGCCCTGATTTCTCAGGTAAACCGCGCCGATACAATCGCGAGCAAGCCCGCTCCCACATATACCGTGCAGGCATGAAAAAAATTTCAACAACACCCCCACGCTGGCCCTGCCCCGGCCATTACGCTAGCCTTGGCGCTCATTCAAACAGCCTCGAGACCCATGCGTTTTTCCTTATTAGCTCTGCTTGCACTCTGCTGGACTCAATCAGCCAACGCCTTCGACCTGACCACGCAAAATGTGGTGCTCAGTGGTTATGTCACCAGTAAAGTGACGTCCGCGCCTTTTGATCACAAACTGATACGTGCCGCCCAGGATGATGCCGCCGTCTTTATTGCCAGTGATGGCCAGACGCGAGGCGCACAGCTGGAGTCTGCCCTGCGTTATCTGCGCCAGAACCAGCCAAAATTGAGTGCCAGCGACCTTGAACTGGCACAGACAATTCTCGTCCAATAAATACCCGCTTTTTCTGGAGAAAATTCATGCGTAGCCCTTTGATTGTCGCCACTCTTGGCCTTTTGCTGCTTGCCGATGTGGCACAGGCACAGACCGTCGTGCAGACCAGTAACATCATCGTGCGTGCTTTTGGCCGCACCATCGATTTTACGTCCGATACAACTACCTCCATCCGTGACTCTAAAGTAGTGCGCGAAGCCCACGACGACGCCGCCACTTTCGTTGCCAGCCAAGGCGATATTCGCGGCGTACAACTGGAGGCGGCCTTCAGCACCTTGCGCGACCGCGTGCCTGAAGCCCGTAACGCCAGCGATCACGACCTCGCCGAAGCCATACTCGCACTGTGAGGCCGTTAACGCGCTGGCTCGCCGCCTGTGGCCTGCTGCTGATTGCCAGCAGCGCCCAGGCCGCGCTGCATCTGCAACTCAAGACCGAGGGCCTGAGCCCGGCCGAGCAACAGGCCAGCCAAGCCCTGCTTGATGAAGCCATGCAGAGACTGCCACCGCGTTTTATCGAACAACTGGACCGGCAAGTCCTGGTGGGGTGGACCGATGACATGCCCGCCAACGCTTACGGCCAGGCTTCGCTGACCTCCGAGCTGGACCTTAATCGCAAGCTGCTGGCCGGGCTGACCGATGGTTCCGCTGCCAGCCTGCAGACCAACCGCCCCCACGGCACTGCGCGCCGGGAGATGCTCGCCACCGTCTTGCACGAACTGACACACCTATATGACCGTGCCCGCCTCTGGCCCGCGGACGAGCGCACGCTGATACGCCGCTGCACCCGCCAAAACAGCAACACGGGGCTGATTGGCCTGCCCGACCAATGCCGCGGGCAAGCCGGACGCCGCTTCACCCTCAGCGATGACCCGCGTCTGCTTGATCTGGCCGGCTGGCAGCAATACGTGGGGCGCCGGGGCGAGCGCGAGCAAGACAATCATCAGGTGGTGCGCAGCCCGGACCTGTACGAAGTCAGCAGCCCCAAGGAGTTTGTCGCAGTCAACATGGAGTATTTCCTCCTCGACCCGGCTTACGCCTGCCGCCGCCCGGCACTGTATCGCTACTACCAGCAGCATTTCGGCTGGGCGCCTGCCGCCAGAGACGAATGCCCGAAGGGTTTTGCCTTCCTCAATGCCGGCAACGATTTCGCCAAACAGCCACTGGGTACCGTCGATCCCGAGCGGGTCTACGCCGTCGACTACCTGCTGGCTGAGGCCAATCAGGAATGGGCCAGCCGCTGGGGCCATAGCATGTTGCGCCTGGTGATCTGTGCCCCGGGCCGCCCACGCGGGCCGGACTGCCGACTCGACCTGCAAGAACACTTAGTGTTGTCCTACCGGGCATTCGTCAATGACGTACAGCTCTCAAGCTGGGACGGCCTGACAGGCGCTTACCCATCGCGCCTTTTCGTATTGCCGCTGGCCCAGGTAATTGACGAATACACTAAAACCGAACTGCGCAGCCTGGCTTCCGTGCCGCTCAAACTGAGCCGCCCTGAAATCGAAGAAGTGGTTGAACACGCCGCCGAGATGCACTGGAGCTATGACGGCGACTACTACTTCATCTCCAATAACTGTGCGGTTGAAACCCTCAAACTGCTGCGCAGCGGCAGCGACAATGCCCGGCTCAAAGGCCTGGACAGCATTGTGCCCAATGGTTTGCTCGAAGTGCTCAAGGCTCGCGGGCTGGCCGATACCAGCGTGCTGGAGGATCCCAAAGAGGCGTTGCGCCTGGGTTATCGCTTCGACTCCTACCGTGATCGCTACCAGGCGATGTTTGATGTTCTCAAAACCCGCTTGCCGATCAAGCAAACCACAGTCGAAGACTGGCTGGCCCTTGATGCAGCAGAACGCCGCCCATGGCTTGAGCAAGCCGATCTGCGCGCCAGTGCGGCATTGTTGCTGCTGGAACAAGCCAGCTTTCGTCGGCAACTGCTGTTGGCACAGGATGAGGTCAAGCAAAAGTACCTGGGCGCACGCCAGCTCAAGGATGGCGGTATGGACAAAGCCAACAAGACCCTGCAGGAAATTCTTGCCAGCAGCGGTTTTCTCAGCCGCCCGGCAGAATTGCTCGGCAGCGACGGCTACGGCTTGCCGCAAACCAGGGAGTGGGAAAAGCTCGAATCAGAAAGCAGCCAGCGCCAGCAGCAGCTACTGCGTCTGACCACTGATCTGGACAAGGAGGTGCGCAGCCTGCTGGAGCCTGCCCGTGCAGCCGAAATTGCAGCCACCGAAGCCAACGTCAAACTGATCGGCGAACATCTACGGACAATCCACAAGGCATCCGGCGGTTTGCAGCTGCCCTGACCGAACTAAAGTTCGGTTGACAAGCCCTATCATTCTGCCACTATTCCGCGATGGAAAGTGGCACCGCGCCATTATTCGGCACTGATCAATGCCGTTGGCCACACCATCGTTTGAGTCACACCCTCTCATTTGTGAAGTGCTTGCCATAACCCCGGCAGGGACTGGCATGCACCGTTTACAGGTATCGGCAGGATTATATGGAGATAGCCAGAAACGACCGCACCTCTGTCTGGACGCTAGGCGACCAGGAGTGGCTGCAAGCAGATGACGGTACATTCTCTCTGCACCAGGTCGCTGGTACCAAGCCCCCGGCCGAGCTGGTTGATCTGGATTATCTGGTCGGGGCAACACCCGCGCCTGATACCTCTCCCGGCAACTACCTGCCTGCTGCATTCGCGTTTTGCCCCAGCACAGGCAAAGAACTGCCGAAGGTCGCCTACCAGACAACTACCCGCTGGCTACCGCCTTATGGCGATGGCAGTGGCTCTCGCGTGATCAATGAGCGCTGCAAACTGTCCTCGGCCGAGGAGATCAGCTCGCGCTTGTACAGCCAGTTGCTCGATACCCGCCAGGGTGACCTGAACAGTCGCAAGCTGATTATTGAGTTGCCTCGCAAGAACGGCCTCAACTTCCTCGCCGCCAACCTCGGCGGGCATCGCGAAGCCCTGTACGCACTAAGCCGCGAAGGCAGCTTGTTCCTGTGGCAAAGAGGCTCGGGAAAGTGGCTTGAGTTACTGCCAAAGAGCGAACCCATCGGTCGCTCTCGCCTGGAAAGCTGGGCCTGGTCGGTCGCCCTTCACGTGGACGAAAACCAGCAGCACCTGTTGCTCTCCAGCGATAGCGGAGCGACGTTAGTCAGTGTCGACCCACTCACACTGCGTTACCAAACCTTGCGCGACGACGGCAGCCCGCTGGCCGGCCCTGGCACGCTGGAAGGCCAGTCTTATTTGCCTCAGCTCAAGAGCGGCCACGTTTGCATCGTCAACCCTGCCAGCCTCTACGGGTGGGACCGTTGCCTGGTTGAAGGCGCTGACCATGAGCGCATGACCCGGCTCTCGGCGCCGATTCTCGACGCAGCCTCCCGTCGCCTGTTGTGGATCGGTGAACACGGCTACCTCAGCCTGACCCAAGGCAGCGAACTCAAGGCCCAATGGCATCCGTGGCCCAACAACGCCACCGCCCATCCCGAGC
Proteins encoded in this window:
- a CDS encoding DUF2388 domain-containing protein, with product MRFSLLALLALCWTQSANAFDLTTQNVVLSGYVTSKVTSAPFDHKLIRAAQDDAAVFIASDGQTRGAQLESALRYLRQNQPKLSASDLELAQTILVQ
- a CDS encoding DUF2388 domain-containing protein translates to MRSPLIVATLGLLLLADVAQAQTVVQTSNIIVRAFGRTIDFTSDTTTSIRDSKVVREAHDDAATFVASQGDIRGVQLEAAFSTLRDRVPEARNASDHDLAEAILAL
- a CDS encoding DUF2388 domain-containing protein; this encodes MPTLRLLSAAVLLAVAASANATSFIATTDGIVGTLKATTDLTSDATGSFRDNKIVRAARDDAASFVASEGAIRGVKLESAFDAIRQQAPQLQATDAQLAQAILTI
- a CDS encoding Re/Si-specific NAD(P)(+) transhydrogenase subunit alpha, which gives rise to MHIGVPLETHTGETRVAATPETIKKLIGQGHKVTVQSGAGVNASVIDSAYEAAGATIGNATDAFGAELILKVVAPSDSELALIKTGTVLIGMLNPFSNETIAKLAERGITAFSLEAAPRTSRAQSLDVLSSQANIAGYKAVLIAAHHYPRFMPMLMTAAGTVKAARVLILGAGVAGLQAIATAKRLGAVIEASDVRPAVKEQIESLGAKFVDVPYETDEERECAVGVGGYARPMPASWMQRQALAVHERAKQADIVITTALIPGRKAPVLLSAETVAQMKPGSVVIDLAAAQGGNCPLTVADQVVVEHGVTIVGHTNLPAMVAADASALYARNLLDFLKLVFTSEGQFQINLEDDIVAACLMCRDGQVVRKNG
- a CDS encoding DUF1127 domain-containing protein, whose translation is MERTLSSELFSESSTVNSQASMPLRVLANLMLWQRRISSRHQLARLDSRLLADAGISEAQRYEELSKPFWR
- a CDS encoding DUF4105 domain-containing protein; translated protein: MRPLTRWLAACGLLLIASSAQAALHLQLKTEGLSPAEQQASQALLDEAMQRLPPRFIEQLDRQVLVGWTDDMPANAYGQASLTSELDLNRKLLAGLTDGSAASLQTNRPHGTARREMLATVLHELTHLYDRARLWPADERTLIRRCTRQNSNTGLIGLPDQCRGQAGRRFTLSDDPRLLDLAGWQQYVGRRGEREQDNHQVVRSPDLYEVSSPKEFVAVNMEYFLLDPAYACRRPALYRYYQQHFGWAPAARDECPKGFAFLNAGNDFAKQPLGTVDPERVYAVDYLLAEANQEWASRWGHSMLRLVICAPGRPRGPDCRLDLQEHLVLSYRAFVNDVQLSSWDGLTGAYPSRLFVLPLAQVIDEYTKTELRSLASVPLKLSRPEIEEVVEHAAEMHWSYDGDYYFISNNCAVETLKLLRSGSDNARLKGLDSIVPNGLLEVLKARGLADTSVLEDPKEALRLGYRFDSYRDRYQAMFDVLKTRLPIKQTTVEDWLALDAAERRPWLEQADLRASAALLLLEQASFRRQLLLAQDEVKQKYLGARQLKDGGMDKANKTLQEILASSGFLSRPAELLGSDGYGLPQTREWEKLESESSQRQQQLLRLTTDLDKEVRSLLEPARAAEIAATEANVKLIGEHLRTIHKASGGLQLP
- a CDS encoding LysR family transcriptional regulator, whose translation is MRRKIPSTTALISFEAAARHESFTKAAQELSITQGAICRQIASLEEFLSVELFRRSKRGVKLTEAGISYSRRIAIQLDAVERDTLSVMGQQGANVIELAVVPTFGTQWLLPRLKDFQQQHPDVTVNLTNRTRPFLFADTDFDAAIYFGDADWSGTSSYRLMGENPVPVCSPNLLGPHKSLSPHTLAELPLLQQTTRPYAWRQWFNAQDINVPRDMSGPRYELFSMLAQAAMHEMGVALIPPFLIQRELAEKRLVIANDSSLPSTRAYYLMIPERKIESASLQAFRDWLIKQAEGYSLI
- a CDS encoding NAD(P)(+) transhydrogenase (Re/Si-specific) subunit beta, yielding MSMNLVTVLYLVASICFIQALKGLSHPTTSRRGNLFGMLGMGLAIITTVGLIYKLGAEIATAGIGYVIVGLLIGGTAGSIMAKRVEMTKMPELVAFMHSMIGLAAVFIAIAAVVEPQSLGIVKHLGDAIPAGNRLELFLGAAIGAITFSGSVIAFGKLSGKYKFRLFQGAPVQFGGQHKLNLVLGLATLGLGITFMLTGNLNAFALMLALAFVLGVLIIIPIGGADMPVVVSMLNSYSGWAAAGIGFSLNNSMLIIAGSLVGSSGAILSYIMCKAMNRSFFNVILGGFGGATDVGGPAGAQEARPVKSGSADDATFLLTNADTVIIVPGYGLAVARAQHALKELTEKLTHRGVTVKYAIHPVAGRMPGHMNVLLAEAEVPYDQVFEMEDINSEFGQADVVLVLGANDVVNPAAKNDPKSPIAGMPILEAYKAKTVIVNKRSMASGYAGLDNELFYLDKTMMVFGDAKKVIEDMVKAVE
- a CDS encoding NAD(P) transhydrogenase subunit alpha codes for the protein MEELISPGIYNLIIFVLAIYVGYHVVWNVTPALHTPLMAVTNAISAIVIVGAMLAAALTVTPLGKTMGTLAVALAAVNVFGGFLVTRRMLEMFKKKAPKAKEEVRKP
- a CDS encoding acetyl-CoA hydrolase/transferase family protein, producing the protein MYRERIRLNSLHDKVMSAEEAAALIHDGMTVGMSGFTRAGEAKAVPQALAERAKKSPLKITLMTGASLGNDLDKQLTEAGVLARRMPFQVDSTLRKAINAGEVMFIDQHLSETVEQLRNNQLKLPDIAVIEAVAITEQGHIVPTTSVGNSASFAIFAKQVIVEINLAHNPNLEGLHDIYIPTYRPTRTPIPLVKVDDRIGSTAIPIPAEKIVAIVITNKPDSPSTVSEPDSETDGIAFHLINFLKAEVEAGRMTNKLGPLQAGIGNIANAVMCGLIDSPFEDLTMYSEVLQDSTFDLIDAGKMSFASGSSITLSERRNSDVFGNLERYKDKLVLRPQEISNHPEVVRRLGIIGINTALEFDIYGNVNSTHVCGTRMMNGIGGSGDFARNAHLAIFVTKSIAKAGAISSVVPMVSHVDHTEHDVDILVTEQGLADLRGLAPRERARVIIDNCVHPDFREALNDYFAKACAIGGHTPHILREALSWHINLEETGKMLP